The region TCTAAGAGCGGTATCCACCACAAGCATTGTTCTCCGCATGACACCGCCAACATCAGCAGAGCAGAGTATGCCAGGGCAGTGGGCACCAGCTCATCCAGTATTATTCACTCCACCACCTACGCTTCTAGGGAAGTAGGGAGAGATGATGAGATGAGGAGGGAAAGCCACGAGGGGCTCAGCCAGTCAATTGCTCTCGGCACAAGGAAACGTGTGTTCCCTGTGTTGACCCTCGAACACCAGAAAGACTCTGGCAAAGATCACACTCCTCAGACAGAGGAAGACCCGATCCATCAGCACTACCCGCTTGGAATCTCCTCTGCTGGACGGAAGAGCCTCATGAGCAGCCCCCAGAGCCCCCTCAAGTCAGACTGCCAGCCCAACTCGCCAACGGAGTCCAGCAGCAGCAAGAACGCCGGCCTGTCCCAAGCCACCGGGGCGCAAGCTCCGCCAGGTACGCAGGATCCCAAAGCTCGCAACTGGAAGAAGTACAAGTTCATCGTGTTGAATCAGAGCGCGAAGGAAGAAGAGGACCCCGGCTTTCGTTCACCTCAGCGTCTTGGCCTGCAATCCTACCTCCACCCCAGCGACTCTGAGAACCTCGACCCACAAACCACGAGCAAGAGCAGCGATCACAGCGAGGACCTGCCGGTGCCACAGGCGAGTCGCCTCAACAACATAATCAACAGGTGAGGCTCAAGCAAACACATAGCTGCATTGTTTGCTTCAGAGCGgcatcaaaatgtatttttttcttaaagattTAGCAGGATTTGGACAtttgtgagggtttttttgtatattgTGGTTCCAAATGTTTCCccctaaatttttttttcttttggattcTTGATTTTCATTAGAATAATTTTAGGAACTTTATTTTGGAATTACATTTcatctgaagttttttttttgttgttgtctgacTTCAAAGATGTTGTTTCTGTCCATAGTGCACTGGAGGGTTCTCTGAGGAATGGCGACGGCCACCCTCCACACTTCTCCAGCCGACTGAACTGCTCCTCCTGCGGCACGCTGTCCCAACAGCACTCAGACGTCTGTCCCAACACCCCCAGGTCCCGTCTGGCGGAGGACATGGCTGAGCTGCACTCGGAATACTCAGACTCCAGCTGTGGTGAGTTTCTTGCATTCTAATCatcaccaacaaaaacaaatcgaAGAttactgtgtatttttttcgGAGTAGTGGTTGAACTTCACTGTAACTTCTCTCGGACAGAAAACGGCACATTCTTCTGTAATGAATGTGACTCCAAGTTTGCTGAGGAGGAAGCCCTGAAACAACACATGCTCCAAGTGCACAGCGACAAGCCATACAAGTGTGACCGCTGCCAGGCTGCTTTCCGCTATAAGGGCAATCTCGCCAGCCACAAGACCGTCCATACAGGTAGGACCTGGAGTCACACCCGTACGCCTGGTGAGGGAATGCACTTTCACTGctgaatttaaatgattgtCACTCTGTTTTTCAGGAGAGAAGCCGTATCGCTGTAATATCTGTGGTGCTCAGTTTAACAGACCAGCTAACCTCAAGACTCACACGCGCATCCACTCAGGAGAGAAGCCATACAAATGTGAGACCTGCGGAGCTCGTTTTGTACAGGTAAGAACACGCcgagataaaaatgttttcctagTGTCAGTAGCATTAATACACTAATAATATACTATAGTACACTAGGAGTGGGTagttattttcacttttatgctGATAATTTATTGATGAGCATCTATAAGAATGTGTCAGCACGCTCACCAGTACACCGCCGATGTTCAAGCAGTTCTAGTTATCACCGGATTATAATATTTTAGAACGATACTTTCCTTGGTCGCCGTGAAAGgaggtgaatttatttttttcgcTCATGTTCAGGTTGCTCATCTCCGCGCCCACGTGTTGATCCACACGGGCGAGAAGCCATATCCATGCGAGATCTGTGGAACACGCTTTCGTCACCTGCAGACGTTGAAGAGCCACCTGCGCATTCACACGGGAGAAAAGCCCTACCATGTAGGTCTTCACCACATTAAAGATATATTCAAGATGTAAGTAGACTGTAAATGTGCCCTTAAATTAACACACTATCTTCTTTTTTCAGTGTGAGAAATGCAACTTACACTTTCGCCACAAGAGTCAGCTGCGGTTGCATCTTCGACAGAAGCACGGCGCCATCACCAACACAAAGATCCAGTACCGTATGTCAGCGGCAGACATGCCCACCGATCTGACCAAGGCATGTTAGGCTGGAAGGAGGGAGAAGTTTTTAAGAGAGGCAATCTTGACCTTGGCATTTGAAGACCCCAACTTGTACAATCATCCAAAATTGTAGTGCCACACTGTGTTCATTTAAACAAATTGGCTGCGTATGCCATTCTAAACGGGTTTCCACTACATGTGAACGTAGAGCCACATACGGCATCTTAGTcactttattgtttatttatatatatatatatatatatatatatatatatatatatatatattaggtaTATAACTATATGAGTATGATGGAAGCATTTCTAAGCTTTGACGGTACGTATATAAAGCTTTATTTTGTGAGAAGTGAGAAGGATGGAATGTAAACAAtcagtttttttgaaaatatagtATTTTATATCAGAGACTTAATTTTCTGAAAGTATTGAAAATTTTGATTGACGGGTGGTACATATATTTTAAGATATGGATATTTGCCGCTGTACAGATTTGTCTTTACATTTTTACGTAGATGTACGTACTTGTTGCACCACGTCAAGTTGCCACACTCATGTGAAGCGGGGGAAATGTCATTGTGATGGGTTTTAACGTAAAGCGTATCGGACGACTGCCGTCGGGCGGGGATATGCACGAGGTGCTCTGTGACCGTTGCCAGTTGTCGGCGCACATGAAGGGGGGCAACTGCATAAATATTGTGACATATTGTGTAATTATATCTGTGGGATTGCTCTCTGCTGGCAGAGTCAATCGATGTGTTGAAGCTCATTTCAAAGTACTGCTTGGTTATAaccaagaaaatattttgcttcAATTGTATTTGTATAGATgtggtttttgttcttttgatttCCATAAGTGAAGGTTTACAGTTCTTCTCATTGTTCTAGATCCTGTAGTAGAGTTGTGTAGGTGTCAACATTTCGGTTTGTACATACACTGTGTATTCAATGTGCCTTTCTCTCCGGTGACTGAACTCTTCTCCATTCAGCCCAGCTGTATTAAGGTACAACTCAAGGACATAACTCGTCCTCCATCcctgtgtgattgtgtgactgggtgtttgtatatatattttttaacgCTTGTCACCAACCCTAAATCATCCTCATTGTTTTTGGATCTGACTTTTTTAAACTGCATTACAATTATTATTCTACAATGTTTAGATgtatgaatgtaaaataaacgtATTGGATTTCTATGTATTAACCCCAGTGTGAGTTTGTCATATTAGAGACTTCTGAACATTGATGCACATACTGTTAATGTAATCTTAGATGGCCACAAAATATAACATCAAATATATCACGATAAAACTCTACAGATTATTGGGTTATAAAACTTTATCCATAAATAGTTTTTTGCTTATAATTGGcatcttcattttattctgaaaactCTCTTCCTACTGCAGTCGACTGGcggatgtgttttgttttttaactctGCTCACATCTTAACAATCCATAAAACCACTTAACATGTCACCACTGTCCAGCACTTAAACGAACCCACTTGAAGatcaaaatgaatgaagtgGTAGTTCATCTCTGTGTCTGCAAGTGACGAGCCGTAGATATTAGATTTCTATATTCTTATTATTAGACATTACCTGTCCCACACACCAGGGCAGAGCCAGGCTCAGCTGCTGCTGTAACAGTTAAAGGATGAGAGCAAAGACAAACTGCAGCTGCAGACATCAGAAAAGTCCAGTAAACAAACAGATGGACACAATCAGAACATTACATTCACAACTAATACATATTTCCATAATTACAATATTAAACAGTTCATTTCCATTGGTCTGTGTCCATTATTACATTCTACTTTGTCCTGTTTCCAGTGCTACTCACATACAgtaaacaggatttttttttttctgtgttcaggTGAAAACAGCTGCCCTAAAACCTGAATGATTCAAGTGAGTCTGCTCTTCAAAGAGGGATAATTGTGTTGTTAGTCATATTTCCTCCTTTCTTCCAGCATTCAGAGGGTGGGACCTTTAACTAGAAGAATTAGTCCAAGTCCTTTCTTCCACCCTCAAACGGTGCATGATAATAACAGCTATTcgaaaaatcttttaaaaaatgagtgCTCTGTATCTAAAACGATAATACGTTACTCAGGTACCTGTCCTTTGAGAAAACCATCAGCAATTAAAAATCTGACATGTAGACAGCATGGCACGAAAGAAGCAGCTCCCTTCTATAGAAAAATCTCGTCtgtggtctgtctgtctttctgtctacctacctacctgttAATCcctctatctatccatccatccatctctaaTTTCCTTCAACAGCAGAAGGGTGTCTCTCTCCATGATGATGACATTGGGGTCATCAGAATGCAGATCGGTTGAATGTCTTAATTTGGAGGTGCTGTACTGACAGGAACAGAACAAAGACTGATGAAAACAAACTGTCAAAATGTGGTCCATCATTAGATAACATTGTTTGACcatagcctgtgtgtgtgtgtgtttcagtagtGTGTCTTGTCATGTACTTCAAAAACCAGCAGTTTGGCTGGAGTGGAGAAGCCGGTTACTTCCTGGTTAGTTGTATTTCAGTATTTCTGCTTGCTCGGTGGTCATGGGAGTAAATGTTACCGGTTGGAggcttttgtttctttaaagaCATTTTACTTCTAATGTGATGCAGCATCCTGTGACAGTATTGTGTTGACTTTACTTTGTTTGAGCATAGTACTGATGGCCTCAGAGTAGATTTCAGAGTGTGTTACCGAGATGATGACTAAACGCACGGATGAAAACTCTTTCAGCTGCTTTGCACCTGTGGTTTCTTATGTGACACGTACTAAacgtctgcagcagacaggaaacagtttcTTCTGGTGTGCGCTGTCTGTTTTTATTGCGAGGAAGAATTCATTCACAAAATATGTCTGGGTAACCACATAGAAAACATCCACAAGTGCTATAgtcaataaaacataaatgacaataacatgatcaaaatataaataaatttattttgaagtggCATAAAAAATGCTTGTATAACAGAAacactgcagattttttttagactCAGATTTctatttaaacaaaacaaacgatAGCATCAAATGAAACCTCTCTCACAGCTTTGGAGATGAAAACTATGTCCAATAATAATTGAGTTGCAAATTATCGATCAAAAATGTCAGGAATGCAATTAAATTCTCTGTTCAAGCACAGGAAAATGACTGAAACTACTTAATTACAGGAGCTGAACAACACGTTCAGCTTGTTTTAGAATCCTAAAACAAACTCAGAACTCAGACTATTCATTATACACCTTTCCCACCCCAGGTGAAATCCCACCCTGCAGCCCATCACTGCTTCTGCTGCATGGCTTCCTTCCTGGCAGCATCTTGAAGCAGCTGCGTGTCGACTTCATCTGCCGGTAGCTGGACATACCGGACCACCGATCCACGGATGAAACAGTTCTTTACAGAGAGCTGAAGACAAAGAACACAGACACGGTTTGGTGAAAATCATTCAAAGTACTTCAGGTGCttgaagtgatgcagaggaAGTGTCGTTGGATTCATAAAAGGTTCATGGGTTTATGTTTGATGTGACAATAATAACAATCTTTTCTTCTGGTGTCAGAAAATATAGAATGTGTAAACATATGATTGCAGGTACCTTTTCCATTGTCACGAGCACAATGGTGAAGAAGCAACAAAACATGGAAATAATAACTGACACACTTCACGTCAATTATCCTGTATATGCAGAAAACAGATACTCtatgcatttttttgttttagtttgataTTTATGAATGCAATATACCCTACATGGATGAGATGCTTTGCACTAAAGTCTGTAGTTTTCCCATGAGTCTTCACATGTATACGGAGGGAActcattacacacacatgtatgtgtggTCTGTGTTTGGACCGAGCTTCTGAGCTCATTGGACATCAAGGTATCTCAAATAGAACATCAAGTTTAAAACAAACGTGTCCTACAGACTTGACACACTGAAAGAGAAGATGGAGGACAGTTAAACGCACCATGTGAGGATATTTCTCCGGATCGGTGACACTGATGTCTGTGAGCTTAATGTTCAAGTACTGAAACACAAAAGCCAAGAAAAGTAATGTTAAAGTCAAAAGCACGAAAACAGAAGCTGAAAGGCTTTTGttaaatggaagaaaataaataatcactTCTAACCTGGTCGACAGAATGAAGTGTTCCACAGATGCTGAAATGACATGTGGGAATAAAAGCTATTGTCAAAACTAATGGGCATACCGGTGCttcttcaaaaaacaacaagttgaAAGTGGAGGTGGATAATAGTCGTATTTCAAACGATACAACTCTCAACACAACAGGTATCAGAAGTGCTTTTAATATAATGCAAAATGATAGTTTTTATCACTACTGCAGTCTTTAAATGATTCAACCCTGAACAAGAAGCGACTAATATTCTACAGACACCAGCTCCAAGGAgagttcctgaggaatcttggACCATTCCTAACAGAAAAAGACCTCCAGTTCTGGAATATTCTTGTTTTATCTGCTGCAGCCACCTTCCTCAGATCTATGGGAATGTTGTGAAACCTCAGTCTAGAATGTTGTGAAACCAAGTCCTGGCACACCTGGAGGCATCCCTGAGAATAATGGCCAATGAGACCAAGCTTAAGTTTTGCTATAAATGGTAAGATGTTTTCCAGGAGTCCCTGATAATTGATGGAATCCATTAGACCTCAGCGTCACCAGTCTACTGCTGGTCTTTTCATGATATTTCATTTTGCTCCAGACGTACTGCTGATCCATGGGCCCCAAAGTTTGCGTTTGGTTtgatcaaaaacagaaaagatctTTGATATTCTATTGGAGAAGTTTGTGAAACCTGGCACacgttgttttgttttagttttttttacctcatttGAAATGTATGAGATGATAAATGCAATTCAAGGGTGAATCATTTTGTGACTGTAGTAATTAACAACATAGATAGATAATTATTTAACATGGACATGTTATATTCTAATGATGCAAACTGCAACATGCATTGATCATTCACAACTACAGCTTCCAACATTACACTCTTGTAGCAAATAAAACTATAATACGAAAATACAAGACATCATAGGAAAATAAAGCTTACCTCAGGTCGTTTTTGAGCTCGACCACCACATCCTTACCCACCAGAGACTTGAAAAACGAGTAGAAAAGCTGAAAAACAACGTGAAcaaagctaacgttagcagcaGGATAAATGTCGAAGATGAAATGGGTCGCAGTAAATTATCAAATTAAGCCacggaaaaaataaaaaggcgaAACTGATgattaaatatcaaaataaatccTCAGGCAAGAGAGTTGATAGCCAAAGGGGAAAAATAAATCGTAACCATCTCTCACCATTGTTGCCTCGCTTTTTTGCAGTAGCGTCTTGATGACGTTTGGTTTTCTTGCGTAATATTGCTGCGACGCAAGAATAGGGTGCGATTACCAACTCTGTCCACATGGGGGAGCCAGATACGCGCTCAATGTGTACGGGCACGACCACGCTGTTAACTTGAtcgtttttgtttgtttgtttgtctgtttgttaaatctgataaattaatttgaaattatattctcttaatgacattgtgccgcaacctcagacttggattagtaactttatttatttatttatttaattaatagacaattattcaagccgttttcCTCCGTAATTTTATCGTGATTGCAACAGACTACGTTTAAACATGCATTGACTCGAGCAGCAATTTCCTCCCACACCATCaccctcttctttgcagctgcaacgctgttgcTCTTTCGGAAAATGCCCCCAAAGTCTTcatatgtataaaataaatctgtacTTCGATTGCCGTATAGCGCTGCGGAGCGCGCCTCGTCCATTATCAATGGAGGCCCGACGAATCGGGTCTCCACTGATATTAGCTTATTAgagttgtttcttcttcttttcctttcggcttttcccttcaggggtcgccacagcgaatcaatttcctccatctagccctgtcctttgaatcctcttctctcacaccaactaccttcacgtcttccctcactacatccataaacctcctctttggtcttcctctaggcctcctgcctggcagttcaaaactcaacatccgtctaccaatatattcactatctctcctctggacatgtccaaaccatctcagtctggcctctctgactttatctccaaaacctctaacatgtgctgtccctctgatgtactcattcctgatcctatccttcctggtcactcccagagagaacctcagcatcttcatctctgctacctccagctctgtctcctgtcttttcttcagtgatactgtctctagaccaaacaacattgctggtctcaccacagttttgtacacctttcctttcattttagctgaaactcttctatcacacatcacacctgacaccttcctccatccattccatcctgcctgtacacgcttcttcacctcttttccacactctccattgctctggactgttgagcctaagtacttaaaatcctccaccttcttgatctcttatcctctaacctcactcttccacttgggttcctctcattcacacacatgtactctgtcttactgcggctaaccttcattcctctcctttccaggacaaacttccacctctctagcttctcctccacctgttccctactctcactgcacatcacaatgtcatctgcaaacatcatagtccatggagattcctgtctaacctcgtctgtcagcctgtccatcaccatagcgaacaagaaggggctcagagctgatccctgatgcagtcccacctccaccttgaactcctctgtcacacctacagcacacctcaccactgtcttacagtcctcatacatgtcctgcactgctctaacatacttctctgccactccagacttcctcatacaataccacagttcctctctgggcaccctgtcgtaagctttctccagatctacaaaaacacaatgcagctccctctggccttctctatacctctctatcaacatcctcaacgtaaatactgcatctgtagtactcttttttggcatgaaaccatactgctgctcacaaatgttcacttctgcccttagtctagcttccactactctctcccataacttcattgtatggctcatcagctttattcctctgtagttgccacaactctgcacatctcccttgttcttaaaaatgggcaccagcacacttctcctccattcctcaggcatcttctcactatctaagatcctgttgaacaacccagtcagaaactctactgccacttctcctagacatttccaaacctctacaggtatatcatcaggaccgactgcctttccactcttcatcctcttcaatgccctcctcacttcatcctgactaatgtTTGctgcttcctggtccacagcagtcacctcttctagtttttgttctcatctcattttccatgtccatcaactcttcaaagtactctttccatcttcccatcacactattggcacctgtcaatagacttccatccctatccttaatcaccctaaacctggtgcatgtccttcccatctctgtcactTTGTCTTGCccacctgtatagatcagtctctccctccttactgtacaaactagcatacaagtcatcataagccccttgtttggcctttaatacctctaccttcaccttacgctgcatctccccgtactcctgtctactctcctcagtcctctcagtgttccacttcctcttagctaatctctttctctgtatacactcctgtacctcctcattccaccaccaagtctccttatctacttttcttccagatgactccctgtctccctgatcacattagctgcagttgtccATTCATCtgaaagcacctcctgaccacccagagcctgtcttaactccttcctaaaagtaaTGCAACACtattcctttttcagcttccaccattttgtcttctgctctgcctttgccctcttcatcttcctcaccaccagagtcatcttaaacaccaccatcctatgctgtttggctacactctcacctaccactactttacagtcactgatctccttcagatgacaccgtctacacaagatgtagtctacctgtgggctcctaccaccactcttgtaggtcaccctatgttcctgcctcttctggaagaaaatatgaaaccaGTAAGGATTGGCTCACATCTGATCACACAAAATAAGCATTACTACTAATAGCATATgctctatatatttatatgtgaaGTACATACGTGTCACTCTGTCCATCATCTAACGTATAATGGAAGATAGAAGTAAATGACTATTCACAATCTATTGAACTGGTTACTAACCTATCTGTAAGACTCGTCTATACAGTCCCACATGCATTGACACGATGTTGTgagaaaagcttaaaataatCAGGTCCAATCAGGAtgatatttgaatttatttgagAATTTATTGTACATCTTAAAGGCCAAAGTGTCAAAGCCTGTGCAAATTACAGTAGAACTGACACTGATGATAATAACACTGTGTGGTAAACATTTTTCAGGTATTGAATCAATAAACTCTCCCAATGAGAGTTTGATTTCAAATCTACTTTTTAATGCAAGCTTAAGACAAAGGACGTTTGAGGATGTGTCTCTAATGTTTATATGACTATGaagttttgacattttgaaaatatggTTTTGACATTCACCAGAATCAGATGAAATATGAATTGACAGCCAGCAAACAGTTAGCCTAGCTTTGCAAtaagactgaaaacaaaaacaggtagCGTGGCTTTGTCCAAAGTTGTTAACAGAGCGGTTTCACTTCACAGAACGACTCATCTTGGGAACTTCTGGATAcgctaaaaaaagaaaaagagttaTCACCTTTGGATGCACAGGGTAATTGAATTCTAGTGAATCTCACCATCCCAGAACCAgactccttcctccttccttacCGTCTCTGTGAGGCTGTAGGTGGACAGGCCtggctgtttgtctgtgtttagtGGGGAGCTCAGAGCTGTCTCTGTAATCTCTGGGTTTGGGGGTCTGGGGGTCAGGAATGCCCAGCCAGCTCTTTGATGGTAAAGGTGGCCGGCCGACTGGCACCACCCCTTCCAAACGGGAGGGCACCACAGGTTTCTTGTGCACTGACGGACGGGTGGTGGTGGAGATTGGAGCCTGAGGTTTGGTGTCTGACAGGGTGCAGGAACGGTTGCGTGGGATGGGCACTGGGGGGCGATCAGATTCCACCTCTGTCGCTTTAATGATAGGCTCTGGAGATGAAAGGTGGTCCCTTTGTTGGTGGTCTTGGTCCTTGCCCTGACCAGTAATTTTCTCCATTGAGCCATACAAGGGATTGTCAAACATCTCTGACCTTGTTTCAGTTTCATCTCTAGAAAGCAGAGGATCAGTCAGTAAAGCTCATCCTTTAGCACTTATCTTGAACATTGTGTTTAAGTGTTTGTGTTCACCACACACATAGGATTCGAACATTTCCCTGTGGGACTGTGTGTGCTGCCATCATAGCCACCCTTCTTGGATTCTTTACTTCCCTGCCCAGCCAATGGATGATTTTTTGGAGGCATGCTATAACTCCAACCTTTATCTATCACATTGCTCCTTTGGAAGGACACTCCCATGTAATTCGGGTtagaaatgtcatgtttttggaTAACAGAAGACCtgtcaacaaacaacacaaaaatgtctCTCCCAGAAATCACGTTGGCAATATCTTGAAGTAACCACAGGTGAAAAATATCTTACTTTTTTGTGTCGCTGCTTTTGCCTTTCGAGGAAACAGTGTCATCCCTTTCAATTTTGATGAAATCTGAGGGTAAAATCAGAAATGATCTTATAGTATGAATTTGGTGAGTAAGTACTGACCTGATCTCCAGACTCACCATACAACTTCTCAGTGGGCTTTCCTTCACTGGTGTGCAGCTGGATTCCGCCGGTCAGTGTGCCCGTCTTCTCTCCATGGTGAGTCAACGTGATCTGAAACTCTGTGTAGCAGTACTGGGCAGCTCGCAGTGCAACACAACCCTCTCCTTTATGAATAAGACAGACACTCTCAGCAACCCACAGGCCATCTTCATCTAAAGCTGTGTAAATGTCATTACCATATGACTCGTCACTGTCTGTTGACTTCACACAAATGAGGATGTGTTGGTCCAAAAGGTACTCTGGGTCAGAGATGATCGGGGTGAGCTTGAAAAGATAGGTAGAAATGACAAATTAAGATTTCTGTCCCCACAAGTCCTGTACACTAAAACTACTCATAAATTTACCTCAACTTGGTTGCCAAACCAAACTTTTATTGACCCATCTGAGTGCTCAGCATTCTCTCCCTCTGAAGTCTTGACTGTTTCTGTCATCATTTAGCAGAATATTAGTTTTGACCATCtccacatatttaaaaaatagccTCCATAGAGTTTAGTGTGATGCAGTCCACCATACAGATTATACATACTCTCCAAGCAGCTGGAATGGTATTCAATAAAGAACTTAGTCTTGGACTTCGTCAACAAGGTGGCGACACAGTTCATGACCTGTATTCCACCTTGAGTTGTGCTGTTTGGGCCTGAGAGAACAAGACATGTAAACTGTCACTGTCACTGGTGGAGCAGATAACTTCATATTATCATGCTGTAGATGGTGATCATACCCTGTTTGGAGACAAACTGTGAGGCTACTCCAACTTCAAATGAGGCAAACACTGGTGAGTGGTCACTGGTCATGATGTCAGTAGTGCAACCTGGAAGTTAGAAGGCCTATCTGAATGAGTATGTCTAGTTAAATACCATTAAGGATCACTCCTGCAAAATTGAAttggggttattgttagggttagggttagatttaagGTTAGCATCTCCTTTATAATGTTTCctggcaaaaacaaaatgtttacttCCAGGCTTTGTCCTCAAACCTAATAAATCGTCAAAACATTTATctaatattttatcattttaaatgtcCAAATTAGGAGTCCACCTCTGTCTTTTCTCAGCAGTTGAATTGTTGTTCAATTCTTTCTAGTCCTACCCAGTAAAGGAACTTGTTCAAAGAGAACTACTCACCATAGGCATGGCAGACAACATGAACCAGAGGATATGACTTCCTCAGGACTCGATCACACCATGAGGGCAAATTGTATTTTGTCTGCAGAAGTAAATTAATCATATTTGAAAACTCATGAGACTCAATACAATATGTGGAAAAGGAATTAGTTAAACTGATCTCTGTGCCTGTAACACGAATCACAACATATCCTCACATTAACGTCTTATTCTAGTGCTTTATAACAGGAACATGCTGTGTCAAGGATATCTGGGTTTAATGCTGCAGTTGGTTTTTGCACTTTGGTGACTAACAGGATTCCTACTTATTATATACTATTTATgctttatatattaaaaatattgctCTGTTGGATAGTACTTAAGCTTACCCCTGTGGCTTTGGCCTTTGTGTAAGCATATTTCTCTCTTGTGTCTCTTTCAAAGC is a window of Antennarius striatus isolate MH-2024 chromosome 7, ASM4005453v1, whole genome shotgun sequence DNA encoding:
- the bcl6aa gene encoding BCL6A transcription repressor a isoform X1, which encodes MPHSFLQKKAQQMLLLCHGVNRMRKDGESVVWNHHTQSLQELEKMACAADSCIQFTRHASDVLLNLNRLRSRDILTDVTILVNRQQFRAHKTVLMACSGLFYTIFTDSHKCNLNAISLDPKVDPEGFAILLEFMYTSRLTLKESLIMAIMNTAIYLQMDHVVDTCHRFIKSSDPSAKLPRDEFLVSPLVLPQDVHAYRPHDVVDSLHSRVAPFRDGRPYGSNMFTGVSTPSNYHLYGQFPMPGFPFPLCKLADAKNAFADLSKSGIHHKHCSPHDTANISRAEYARAVGTSSSSIIHSTTYASREVGRDDEMRRESHEGLSQSIALGTRKRVFPVLTLEHQKDSGKDHTPQTEEDPIHQHYPLGISSAGRKSLMSSPQSPLKSDCQPNSPTESSSSKNAGLSQATGAQAPPGTQDPKARNWKKYKFIVLNQSAKEEEDPGFRSPQRLGLQSYLHPSDSENLDPQTTSKSSDHSEDLPVPQASRLNNIINSALEGSLRNGDGHPPHFSSRLNCSSCGTLSQQHSDVCPNTPRSRLAEDMAELHSEYSDSSCENGTFFCNECDSKFAEEEALKQHMLQVHSDKPYKCDRCQAAFRYKGNLASHKTVHTGEKPYRCNICGAQFNRPANLKTHTRIHSGEKPYKCETCGARFVQVAHLRAHVLIHTGEKPYPCEICGTRFRHLQTLKSHLRIHTGEKPYHCEKCNLHFRHKSQLRLHLRQKHGAITNTKIQYRMSAADMPTDLTKAC
- the bcl6aa gene encoding BCL6A transcription repressor a isoform X2, which codes for MQEVSRKALPELEKMACAADSCIQFTRHASDVLLNLNRLRSRDILTDVTILVNRQQFRAHKTVLMACSGLFYTIFTDSHKCNLNAISLDPKVDPEGFAILLEFMYTSRLTLKESLIMAIMNTAIYLQMDHVVDTCHRFIKSSDPSAKLPRDEFLVSPLVLPQDVHAYRPHDVVDSLHSRVAPFRDGRPYGSNMFTGVSTPSNYHLYGQFPMPGFPFPLCKLADAKNAFADLSKSGIHHKHCSPHDTANISRAEYARAVGTSSSSIIHSTTYASREVGRDDEMRRESHEGLSQSIALGTRKRVFPVLTLEHQKDSGKDHTPQTEEDPIHQHYPLGISSAGRKSLMSSPQSPLKSDCQPNSPTESSSSKNAGLSQATGAQAPPGTQDPKARNWKKYKFIVLNQSAKEEEDPGFRSPQRLGLQSYLHPSDSENLDPQTTSKSSDHSEDLPVPQASRLNNIINSALEGSLRNGDGHPPHFSSRLNCSSCGTLSQQHSDVCPNTPRSRLAEDMAELHSEYSDSSCENGTFFCNECDSKFAEEEALKQHMLQVHSDKPYKCDRCQAAFRYKGNLASHKTVHTGEKPYRCNICGAQFNRPANLKTHTRIHSGEKPYKCETCGARFVQVAHLRAHVLIHTGEKPYPCEICGTRFRHLQTLKSHLRIHTGEKPYHCEKCNLHFRHKSQLRLHLRQKHGAITNTKIQYRMSAADMPTDLTKAC